In a genomic window of Punica granatum isolate Tunisia-2019 chromosome 6, ASM765513v2, whole genome shotgun sequence:
- the LOC116209941 gene encoding AP-3 complex subunit sigma, whose product MIKAVMVMNTQGKPRLAKFYDYQPVEKQQELIRSVFTVLSSRAENVSNFMEAESIFGPDSRLVYKHYATLYFVFVFDSSENELAMLDLIQVFVETLDKCFKNVCELDIVFNYSKMQTVLDEIIFGGQVLETSSTEVMKAVEEISKLEAASNAITLVPAKYASGWNRR is encoded by the exons ATGATTAAGGCAGTGATGGTGATGAACACCCAGGGCAAGCCTCGCCTTGCCAAATTCTACGATTACCAG CCCGTGGAGAAGCAGCAGGAGCTCATCCGCAGCGTCTTCACAG TTCTAAGTAGCAGGGCCGAGAATGTGAGCAATTTCATGGAGGCGGAGTCCATTTTCGGGCCG GACAGTCGTCTTGTGTACAAACACTATGCGACACTGTACTTTGTCTTTGTTTTCGATAGTTCAGAAAATGAGCTTGCGATGCTCGACCTGATACAAG TTTTTGTGGAAACGCTAGACAAATGCTTCAAGAATGTCTGTGAGCTTGATATTGTCTTTAACTATAGCAAG ATGCAAACCGTTCTAGATGAGATAATTTTTGGTGGCCAAGTCCTGGAAACAAGCTCAACAGAGGTCATGAAAGCTGTTGAAGAAATATCGAA GCTAGAAGCTGCTTCAAACGCTATCACGCTTGTTCCTGCCAAATATGCTTCTGGCTGGAATCGTCGATAG